A stretch of Sphingorhabdus sp. YGSMI21 DNA encodes these proteins:
- the rimP gene encoding ribosome maturation protein RimP — MTDIAALTDLIKPEADALGFDLVRVQFVSGAEEPTLQVMAERPETGQLGIDDCAALSRRISAKFDALEEDGRDPIDYAYRLEISSPGIDRPLTRAKDFENWAGHEARINLVDAVAGKKQLRGLLEGIEGDIIKIDDRKAGSQETPLTNVHSAKLILTDALIAATVPVSTEGADEIEEQTLEEQED; from the coding sequence TTGACCGATATTGCCGCACTGACAGATTTGATTAAACCGGAAGCTGACGCTTTGGGCTTTGATCTGGTGCGTGTGCAATTCGTGTCCGGAGCAGAAGAGCCCACTTTACAGGTGATGGCGGAGCGTCCGGAGACCGGACAGCTCGGCATTGACGACTGCGCCGCCTTGTCGCGCCGGATCTCGGCAAAATTCGATGCCCTGGAAGAAGATGGCCGCGACCCGATTGACTATGCCTATCGGCTGGAAATCAGTTCGCCGGGCATTGACCGGCCGTTAACACGCGCAAAAGATTTCGAAAACTGGGCTGGTCACGAAGCGCGGATCAACCTGGTCGATGCTGTAGCGGGCAAGAAACAGCTGCGCGGACTGCTCGAAGGTATCGAGGGTGATATAATAAAGATTGACGATCGTAAGGCGGGAAGTCAGGAGACGCCTCTTACGAATGTCCATAGCGCAAAATTGATTCTGACCGACGCCCTGATCGCTGCGACCGTTCCGGTTTCAACGGAAGGTGCGGACGAAATCGAAGAACAGACTTTAGAAGAACAGGAAGACTAA
- a CDS encoding porin family protein, with protein sequence MKNVTIAAAIAASVLASPAMAQEKGDFSGVKATAIAGYDNIDLDIAGIDNVDGFLYGATLGYDIQSGNVVYGVELEATESTGNTTIAGGRVEAGRDLYAGGRLGFVVGDAALLYAKAGYTNARLSSPGLGGDNGDGVRVGAGIEYQLSDNMFARGEYRYSNYEAGVSRNQGLVSLGMKF encoded by the coding sequence ATGAAAAATGTAACAATAGCAGCCGCTATTGCAGCATCTGTGCTTGCATCCCCCGCAATGGCTCAGGAAAAAGGTGATTTTTCCGGCGTAAAAGCTACAGCAATCGCTGGATATGATAATATTGATCTCGACATCGCCGGCATCGATAATGTCGACGGCTTCCTTTACGGCGCTACACTTGGCTATGACATCCAGTCCGGTAACGTTGTCTATGGCGTCGAGTTGGAAGCAACCGAATCCACCGGCAATACCACCATTGCAGGCGGACGTGTCGAGGCGGGTCGTGATTTGTACGCCGGTGGCCGACTGGGTTTCGTTGTTGGTGACGCCGCTCTGCTCTACGCCAAGGCAGGCTACACCAATGCTCGCCTTTCCTCGCCCGGTCTCGGTGGCGACAATGGCGACGGCGTTCGTGTTGGTGCCGGTATCGAATATCAGCTGAGCGACAATATGTTTGCGCGCGGCGAATATCGTTACAGCAACTACGAAGCTGGCGTTTCCCGTAACCAGGGCCTGGTCAGCCTCGGCATGAAATTCTAA
- a CDS encoding argininosuccinate synthase: MSDSVKRVVLAFSGGLDTSVILKWLQQEYQCEVVTFTADLGQGEELGPARRVAETLGVKPEHIFIDDLREEFVSDFVFPMMRANALYEGLYLLGTSIARPLISKRQIEIAKLTGADAVAHGATGKGNDQIRFELGYYGLNPDVKVIAPWREWDLTSRTRLIEFAEKHQIPIPKDKRGESPFSCDANMLHTSSEGKVLEDPWEEVPDYVYSRTNNPEDAPDTPEYITVDFERGDGVAINGEAMSPATLLEKLNEYGREHGIGRLDLVENRYIGMKSRGMYETPGGTIYHAAHRGIEQLTLDRGAAHLKDELAPRYAELVYNGFWFSPEREMLQAAIDHSQARVNGTVRLKLYKGSVDVVGRKSPDSLYSEKVVTFEDDAGAYDQKDAEGFIKLNALRLKLLGKRNG; the protein is encoded by the coding sequence ATGAGCGATTCCGTAAAACGCGTAGTGCTGGCCTTCTCCGGAGGCCTCGATACCAGCGTTATTCTGAAATGGTTGCAGCAGGAATATCAGTGCGAAGTGGTGACCTTCACCGCCGATCTGGGGCAGGGCGAAGAGCTCGGCCCTGCGCGCCGCGTAGCCGAGACGCTCGGGGTCAAGCCGGAGCATATTTTTATCGACGATCTTCGCGAGGAATTCGTCAGCGACTTTGTTTTCCCGATGATGCGCGCCAACGCGTTGTACGAGGGTCTCTATCTGCTCGGCACCTCGATCGCGCGGCCGCTTATTTCCAAGCGCCAGATCGAAATCGCCAAGCTGACCGGTGCCGATGCTGTCGCCCATGGCGCGACAGGCAAGGGCAATGACCAGATCCGCTTCGAACTCGGCTATTATGGCCTTAATCCCGATGTAAAAGTCATTGCGCCCTGGCGCGAATGGGACCTGACCAGCCGGACCCGACTGATCGAATTTGCCGAAAAGCACCAGATTCCGATTCCCAAGGACAAGCGTGGAGAATCGCCGTTCTCCTGTGACGCCAACATGCTCCACACGTCTTCCGAGGGCAAGGTGCTCGAGGATCCGTGGGAAGAAGTACCCGACTATGTCTATTCGCGGACAAACAATCCCGAGGATGCGCCCGATACGCCAGAATATATCACGGTCGATTTCGAGCGCGGCGACGGCGTCGCGATCAACGGCGAGGCGATGAGTCCTGCGACCTTGCTGGAAAAGCTCAACGAATACGGTCGCGAGCATGGCATTGGCCGTCTGGATCTCGTTGAAAACCGTTATATCGGAATGAAATCGCGCGGCATGTACGAAACCCCTGGCGGGACTATCTATCATGCTGCCCATCGCGGGATCGAGCAACTTACACTGGATCGCGGCGCGGCCCATCTGAAGGACGAACTGGCGCCGCGTTACGCGGAACTGGTCTACAACGGTTTCTGGTTCTCTCCGGAACGCGAGATGCTGCAGGCGGCGATTGATCATAGTCAGGCGCGCGTCAACGGCACGGTCCGGCTTAAGCTCTACAAGGGTTCGGTCGATGTCGTGGGACGGAAATCGCCCGACAGCCTCTACAGCGAGAAAGTCGTTACATTCGAGGATGATGCCGGTGCTTATGACCAGAAAGACGCAGAAGGCTTCATCAAGCTCAATGCGCTGCGCCTGAAATTGCTCGGCAAGCGCAATGGCTAG
- the nusA gene encoding transcription termination factor NusA, whose product MGSAISANKAELLAIATAVATEKMIDKAIVIEALEEAIQKAARARYGAENDIRAKFDINTGDLRLWRVVEVVEEVEDYFKQVDIKQAEKLEPGSKVGDFIVDPLPEVDLGRIDAQSAKQVIFQKVRDAERERQFEEFKDRSGEIITGVVKSVEFGHVVVDLGRAEGVIRRDQQIPREAARVGDRVRSLILDVRRENRGPQIFLSRAHPDFMKHLFAQEVPEIYDGIIEIKAAARDPGSRAKIGVISHDSSIDPVGACVGMKGSRVQAVVQEMQGEKIDIIPWSEDIATFVVNALQPATVSRVVIDEEEGRIEVVVPDDQLSLAIGRRGQNVRLASQLTGLAIDIMTEADSSEKRQAEFAARTEMFQEDLDVDETLSQLLVAEGFSELEEVAYVAPEEISSIEGFDDELAAELQNRALEALERREAAAREKRTELGVEDAIAELPHLTEAMLVTLGEAGLKTLDDVADLATDELVLKRKSEPRRRNDNRKPEPDGVLAKYGLTEEQGNEIIMAARAHWFEDEDEPAAAASEETGEDADAESPQ is encoded by the coding sequence ATGGGCAGTGCTATTTCAGCCAATAAAGCCGAGTTGCTTGCGATCGCGACCGCCGTTGCGACGGAAAAAATGATCGACAAGGCGATTGTGATCGAGGCGCTGGAGGAGGCTATCCAGAAAGCTGCTCGCGCTCGTTACGGTGCAGAGAATGACATTCGCGCGAAATTCGACATCAACACCGGCGACCTGCGTTTGTGGCGGGTTGTCGAAGTGGTCGAGGAAGTCGAAGACTATTTCAAACAGGTCGATATCAAGCAGGCTGAAAAGCTCGAACCCGGTTCCAAGGTCGGCGATTTCATCGTCGATCCTCTGCCGGAAGTCGATCTGGGCCGCATTGATGCGCAGTCGGCCAAGCAGGTAATCTTCCAGAAGGTCCGCGATGCTGAACGCGAGCGGCAGTTTGAAGAATTCAAGGACCGCAGCGGAGAGATCATCACCGGTGTCGTGAAATCGGTCGAATTCGGACATGTCGTTGTCGACCTGGGTCGCGCCGAAGGCGTGATCCGCCGTGACCAGCAAATCCCGCGCGAAGCCGCACGAGTTGGCGACCGTGTCCGTTCGCTGATCCTGGACGTGCGCCGCGAAAACCGCGGGCCGCAGATTTTCCTTTCCCGCGCCCATCCGGATTTCATGAAGCATCTTTTCGCACAGGAAGTGCCGGAAATTTATGACGGCATCATCGAAATAAAGGCCGCTGCCCGCGACCCGGGTTCCCGTGCCAAGATAGGCGTGATCAGCCACGATAGCTCGATCGATCCGGTCGGCGCCTGTGTCGGCATGAAGGGTAGCCGCGTACAGGCCGTCGTGCAGGAAATGCAGGGCGAGAAAATCGACATCATTCCATGGTCGGAAGATATTGCGACCTTCGTGGTCAATGCTTTGCAGCCCGCTACCGTGAGCCGTGTGGTGATTGACGAGGAAGAGGGCCGTATCGAGGTTGTCGTTCCTGACGATCAGTTGAGCCTGGCAATCGGTCGTCGTGGCCAGAATGTCCGTCTGGCGTCGCAGCTGACCGGCCTCGCCATTGATATCATGACCGAAGCGGACTCGAGCGAGAAGCGTCAGGCCGAATTTGCGGCGCGGACCGAGATGTTCCAGGAAGATCTCGATGTCGACGAAACGTTGTCGCAATTGCTGGTTGCCGAAGGTTTCAGCGAACTCGAAGAAGTTGCCTATGTTGCGCCGGAAGAGATTTCGAGCATCGAAGGCTTTGACGACGAACTGGCTGCCGAATTGCAGAACCGTGCTCTCGAAGCGCTGGAACGGCGGGAAGCGGCAGCGCGCGAGAAGCGGACCGAACTGGGTGTCGAGGACGCGATTGCCGAATTGCCGCATCTGACCGAAGCCATGCTGGTGACGCTGGGTGAGGCGGGCCTCAAAACGCTGGACGATGTTGCCGATCTGGCGACCGACGAGCTTGTTCTGAAGCGCAAATCCGAACCGCGCCGCCGCAATGACAACCGCAAGCCCGAGCCCGACGGCGTATTGGCCAAATATGGCCTGACCGAAGAGCAGGGCAACGAAATCATCATGGCCGCGCGTGCGCACTGGTTCGAGGATGAAGACGAGCCGGCGGCTGCGGCCAGCGAAGAAACCGGGGAGGACGCAGATGCGGAATCTCCCCAATGA
- a CDS encoding DUF1801 domain-containing protein → MAKATNKTGQTDEDVDAFIGKAEPERRKDEARALISMFRRITGEEPKMWGPSIIGFGSYDYKYDSGRQGTSLRTGFSPRKAKISLYLMGAYCTPEAQAEQNRQLSLLGKHSVGKSCLYINRLEQIDMSVLETLIRNNWELMNERYPQ, encoded by the coding sequence ATGGCAAAAGCAACAAACAAAACCGGGCAGACGGATGAAGACGTCGATGCCTTCATCGGCAAAGCCGAACCGGAACGGCGAAAAGACGAGGCCCGCGCGCTGATCTCAATGTTTCGGCGAATTACGGGCGAAGAACCGAAAATGTGGGGTCCGAGCATCATTGGCTTCGGAAGCTATGATTATAAATATGACAGCGGGCGGCAAGGCACATCGCTCCGCACCGGCTTCTCGCCGCGAAAGGCAAAGATAAGCCTCTATCTGATGGGTGCCTATTGCACCCCCGAGGCCCAAGCCGAGCAGAACCGGCAACTGAGTCTCCTCGGCAAACACAGCGTCGGCAAGTCCTGCCTCTATATCAACCGGCTGGAGCAGATCGATATGAGCGTGCTTGAAACGCTGATACGCAATAATTGGGAGCTGATGAACGAACGATATCCGCAATAG
- a CDS encoding cytochrome b/b6 domain-containing protein: MPVRARHQLTTRIWHWTNALCLLILLMSGLTIFNAHPRLYWGEYGANDDYAWMAVGSSPTQAYLRLGDMRIDTTGVLGNWQDSEGRTQTWAFPGWATIPSTYSLADGRRWHFFFAWIFSTGLTLFMIRSLWNRHIQKDLHMRREEWRPSHIWRSLRDHGSLAAIRQSATHPYNVVQKLSYIGVIFILLPLMIFTGLAMSPAMDANWPFLTDLFGGRQSARSAHFITAFLLVLFFLVHILMVLLSGPISQIKAMLTGGQDRRVL, encoded by the coding sequence ATGCCTGTTCGAGCCCGCCATCAGCTGACGACCCGGATCTGGCACTGGACCAACGCGCTGTGCCTGTTGATTTTGCTGATGAGCGGCCTGACCATTTTCAATGCCCATCCACGGCTCTACTGGGGCGAATATGGTGCCAATGACGATTATGCCTGGATGGCGGTTGGTTCGTCCCCGACGCAGGCCTATCTGAGATTGGGCGATATGCGTATCGATACCACCGGTGTTCTGGGCAATTGGCAGGATAGCGAGGGTAGGACGCAGACTTGGGCCTTCCCCGGCTGGGCAACCATACCGTCCACATACAGCCTGGCGGACGGTCGACGCTGGCATTTCTTTTTCGCCTGGATATTCAGTACCGGCTTGACGCTGTTCATGATCCGGTCGCTGTGGAACCGGCATATCCAGAAAGATCTGCATATGCGCCGGGAAGAGTGGCGACCTTCACATATCTGGCGATCTCTTCGGGATCACGGCAGCTTGGCGGCGATCCGGCAGTCGGCCACGCACCCGTATAACGTCGTCCAGAAGCTGAGCTATATCGGCGTGATATTCATTCTGTTGCCGCTGATGATATTTACCGGTCTCGCCATGTCCCCGGCCATGGATGCGAACTGGCCGTTTCTGACCGACCTGTTCGGAGGCCGCCAGTCGGCGCGCTCGGCGCATTTTATCACGGCTTTCCTGCTGGTGCTGTTTTTTCTGGTCCATATCCTGATGGTCCTGCTCTCAGGACCGATAAGCCAGATCAAGGCGATGCTGACCGGCGGGCAGGACAGGAGGGTATTGTAA
- a CDS encoding DUF448 domain-containing protein, protein MRNLPNETRSKPLDQAPYRKCILTGESLPQEELMRLAMGPDGQIAPDVRAKAPGRGAWIGVDRATLETAQAKGQLKGALARAFKTGQLDIPGNLAELLETALERSTLDRLGLEARGGTLLTGSEKIETAARQGDLNMLLHAADAGRDGCAKLDQAWRVGSDREGENVRGLILPVDRQGLSVALGRQNVVHIGITDKRAAGRVSHSLKRWLHFIGSDKVDDDAEKKVA, encoded by the coding sequence ATGCGGAATCTCCCCAATGAGACGCGGTCTAAACCTCTAGATCAAGCGCCATATCGTAAATGCATTCTGACTGGGGAAAGCCTTCCCCAGGAGGAGCTGATGCGTCTTGCGATGGGGCCTGACGGGCAGATTGCCCCCGATGTCCGCGCGAAAGCGCCCGGGCGCGGCGCCTGGATCGGCGTCGATCGCGCCACGCTGGAAACGGCGCAGGCCAAGGGGCAGCTGAAGGGTGCGCTGGCTCGGGCATTCAAAACCGGCCAACTCGATATTCCCGGGAATCTTGCGGAATTGCTTGAAACGGCGCTCGAGCGCTCCACATTGGACCGGCTGGGTCTGGAGGCGCGGGGCGGAACGCTGCTCACCGGTTCGGAGAAAATCGAAACCGCCGCGCGTCAGGGCGATCTCAATATGCTGCTCCACGCGGCCGACGCCGGACGTGACGGTTGCGCCAAACTGGATCAGGCCTGGCGGGTCGGCAGCGACCGGGAAGGCGAAAATGTTCGCGGCCTGATATTGCCGGTGGACCGGCAGGGGCTTTCTGTGGCATTGGGCCGCCAGAATGTGGTGCATATCGGGATAACCGACAAGCGCGCAGCGGGGCGGGTTTCGCACAGCCTGAAGAGATGGCTTCACTTTATCGGCTCTGATAAAGTCGATGATGATGCCGAAAAGAAAGTTGCGTAG
- the rlmN gene encoding 23S rRNA (adenine(2503)-C(2))-methyltransferase RlmN — MQIPGHIDPVPLPAKVTPRADGRVDLIGLSVTEIRDVLIAAGLEEKQGKLRSKQLFHWMYHRGISDFAVMTDMSKTLRPWLAERFVIGRPEVVEAHLSEDGTRKWLLRSADAQDYEMVFIPDEDRGTLCISSQVGCTLNCRFCHTGTMRLVRNLTPGEIVGQVMLARDALGEWPKGVMDFADDEDAENTKVYNQAYKSDGRLLTNIVLMGMGEPLYNFDNVRDAMKIVMDGDGLALSRRRITLSTSGVVPMIARAGAEINVNLAISLHAVNKETRDEIVPLNRKYSIEELLQACADYPGANNARRITFEYVMLKDKNDSDQDARELVNLLRNYDLPAKVNLIPFNPWPGSDYECSTPERIKSFSKIIFDAGISAPIRTPRGRDIMAACGQLKSASEKKSRAELDRLAEEKQAALG; from the coding sequence ATGCAGATTCCCGGCCATATTGATCCCGTTCCCTTGCCCGCCAAGGTCACCCCGCGTGCTGACGGTCGCGTCGACCTGATAGGTCTCAGCGTCACGGAAATCCGCGATGTGCTGATCGCTGCTGGTCTGGAGGAAAAGCAGGGAAAATTAAGGTCCAAACAGTTGTTCCACTGGATGTACCATCGCGGCATCAGCGACTTTGCGGTGATGACCGACATGAGCAAGACGCTGCGGCCCTGGCTGGCGGAACGCTTCGTGATCGGTCGTCCGGAAGTGGTCGAGGCGCATCTGTCGGAAGACGGTACGCGCAAATGGTTGCTGCGGTCTGCCGATGCGCAAGATTATGAGATGGTCTTCATTCCCGACGAGGATCGCGGAACGCTTTGCATTTCGAGCCAGGTTGGCTGCACGCTCAATTGCCGTTTCTGCCATACCGGCACGATGCGGCTGGTGCGCAATCTGACTCCCGGCGAGATTGTCGGCCAGGTGATGCTAGCGCGCGACGCGCTGGGTGAATGGCCCAAGGGCGTGATGGATTTTGCCGACGATGAGGACGCGGAAAATACCAAAGTCTATAATCAGGCCTATAAATCCGACGGCCGGTTGCTCACCAATATCGTGCTGATGGGCATGGGCGAGCCCTTGTACAATTTCGACAATGTCCGCGATGCGATGAAGATCGTGATGGATGGTGACGGGCTCGCGCTTTCCCGTCGGCGGATCACGCTGTCGACCAGCGGTGTCGTGCCCATGATTGCGCGGGCGGGAGCCGAGATCAACGTCAATCTGGCTATTTCGCTGCACGCGGTGAACAAGGAAACCCGGGACGAGATCGTCCCGCTCAACCGCAAATATTCGATCGAGGAACTGCTGCAGGCCTGCGCCGATTATCCGGGTGCCAACAACGCCCGCAGGATCACCTTTGAATATGTGATGCTCAAGGACAAGAATGACAGCGATCAGGATGCCCGCGAACTGGTCAATCTGCTGCGCAACTATGATCTGCCCGCCAAGGTCAATCTGATCCCGTTCAACCCCTGGCCCGGCTCGGATTATGAATGCTCGACGCCGGAACGGATCAAATCCTTCTCGAAAATCATTTTCGATGCCGGGATCAGCGCCCCGATCCGGACTCCCCGCGGCCGGGACATCATGGCGGCCTGTGGCCAGCTTAAATCGGCCAGCGAAAAGAAAAGTCGTGCTGAACTCGACCGGCTTGCGGAAGAGAAACAGGCTGCGCTCGGCTAG
- a CDS encoding calcium/sodium antiporter, with amino-acid sequence MCCDTVVLIPLLVLAAGFVILIVGGELLVRGAVRVAERAGMSELLIGLTIVGFGTSAPELVASVEAARAGSPGIAWGNIVGSNLANSLLILGAASLILPMVVPRGPLWRDGGLALAMTIVLWLVASTTGITVAIGVFFLMLLTGYLGYAYWAERTQPPGASALHEKAEALEISDTHLHDIQPLWRSILVLLVGIILIVTGGRWLVEGAVDLARLVGMSEAVIGLTVIAIGTSLPELVTSVVAAYKGASAVALGNVLGSNIFNLLLIGGVTAVIAPGTIPGEISNFGLPVLIAASVLLLIFAATGRKITRWEGAILLIVYLVMLVYNITAV; translated from the coding sequence ATGTGCTGTGACACCGTCGTGCTGATACCGCTGCTTGTTCTGGCTGCCGGATTCGTCATTCTCATCGTCGGCGGCGAGTTGCTCGTGCGCGGCGCTGTCCGGGTCGCCGAGCGGGCAGGAATGTCGGAGCTACTCATCGGTCTGACGATCGTGGGTTTCGGCACTTCTGCGCCGGAACTTGTGGCCAGCGTAGAAGCGGCGCGGGCCGGATCGCCCGGCATCGCCTGGGGAAATATAGTCGGTTCCAATCTGGCGAACAGCCTGCTGATTCTCGGTGCGGCCTCCCTGATCCTGCCAATGGTGGTGCCGCGTGGTCCCCTGTGGCGCGACGGCGGGCTGGCGCTGGCGATGACGATTGTTCTCTGGCTGGTCGCCAGCACGACCGGTATTACCGTCGCCATCGGTGTTTTTTTTCTAATGCTGCTGACAGGTTATCTCGGCTATGCCTATTGGGCGGAGCGGACACAACCGCCCGGAGCGAGCGCTCTGCACGAAAAAGCCGAAGCTCTGGAAATCTCGGACACGCACCTGCATGATATTCAACCGCTTTGGCGGTCGATACTGGTCTTGCTGGTCGGGATTATCCTGATCGTCACGGGAGGCCGGTGGCTCGTCGAAGGTGCGGTCGATCTGGCGCGTCTGGTCGGCATGAGCGAAGCGGTGATCGGGTTGACGGTAATCGCGATTGGCACATCACTGCCCGAACTCGTGACCTCGGTTGTCGCCGCCTACAAGGGCGCCAGCGCGGTTGCTCTGGGCAATGTGCTGGGTTCCAATATTTTCAACCTGCTATTGATCGGCGGCGTCACTGCGGTGATCGCTCCCGGCACAATCCCTGGTGAAATCAGCAATTTCGGACTGCCGGTGCTTATCGCCGCTTCCGTCCTGTTGCTGATATTCGCGGCAACCGGGCGAAAGATAACGCGCTGGGAAGGCGCAATATTGCTCATCGTCTACCTGGTCATGCTGGTCTATAATATCACCGCCGTTTGA
- a CDS encoding cyclopropane-fatty-acyl-phospholipid synthase family protein, translating into MSILGRFLKSVVEKGSITVTHPDGETEAFGTPTAGYPDVGIRLADKNVVRQILLDPRLGAAETFMDGRLVVEKGDIMQLVQLLRANKPFERGGKLKDPGVLKKMRDHMAGSLDRINLLGRSKSNVAHHYDIGNDLYELFLDEDLQYSCAYWDFDKHGPDMSLEQAQEDKKAHIAAKLDLKAGQRVLDIGCGWGGMALYLHRKTGVEVLGITLSEEQLKKARERAEKEGVADKVKFELIDYRDLARREAGAFDRIVSVGMFEHVGTPQFRTFFRSCANLMTDDGVMLLHTIGRMGGPGTTDAFTRKYIFPGGYIPALSETVEASEPYRLIATDVENLRLHYAFTLREWYKRTVQNREKIVVLYDERFYRMWIFYLAGATAAFENGGMCNYQIQYSRSKRTLPLTRGYIGETEKNLAG; encoded by the coding sequence ATGTCGATATTGGGCCGGTTTCTGAAGAGTGTTGTCGAAAAAGGCTCTATTACCGTCACCCATCCGGATGGTGAAACCGAGGCGTTCGGAACGCCCACCGCCGGCTATCCCGACGTCGGCATCCGGCTGGCGGACAAGAATGTGGTCCGGCAAATCCTGCTCGATCCGCGCCTCGGAGCGGCCGAGACGTTCATGGATGGTCGCCTCGTCGTGGAAAAGGGTGATATCATGCAATTGGTACAACTGTTGCGCGCCAACAAACCCTTCGAGCGCGGCGGCAAGCTCAAGGATCCGGGCGTTTTGAAGAAAATGCGGGACCATATGGCTGGCAGTCTGGACCGGATCAACCTGCTGGGCCGGTCGAAAAGCAATGTCGCGCACCATTATGATATCGGCAATGATCTCTACGAACTGTTTCTCGACGAGGACCTGCAATATAGCTGTGCCTATTGGGATTTTGACAAACATGGCCCGGACATGTCGCTGGAGCAGGCGCAGGAAGACAAAAAGGCGCATATCGCCGCCAAACTCGACCTGAAAGCCGGGCAACGGGTGCTCGACATCGGCTGCGGCTGGGGTGGTATGGCGCTCTATCTGCACCGCAAGACCGGGGTCGAGGTACTGGGAATCACGCTGAGCGAAGAACAGCTGAAAAAAGCGCGGGAGCGGGCCGAAAAGGAAGGCGTTGCGGACAAGGTGAAGTTCGAGCTGATCGACTATCGCGACCTCGCCCGGCGCGAGGCCGGAGCCTTTGACCGGATCGTATCGGTCGGCATGTTCGAACATGTCGGTACGCCCCAGTTTCGCACCTTTTTCCGCTCTTGCGCCAATCTGATGACCGACGACGGCGTGATGCTGCTGCACACGATTGGCCGGATGGGCGGACCGGGCACGACCGATGCCTTCACCCGCAAATATATCTTCCCGGGCGGCTATATCCCGGCGCTGAGCGAAACAGTGGAGGCGAGCGAACCGTACCGGCTGATCGCGACCGACGTAGAGAACCTGCGGTTGCATTATGCCTTTACCTTGCGCGAATGGTACAAGCGAACGGTTCAGAACCGGGAGAAGATCGTCGTACTCTATGACGAGCGGTTCTACCGGATGTGGATATTCTATCTGGCCGGCGCGACGGCCGCGTTTGAAAATGGCGGCATGTGCAATTACCAGATCCAGTACAGCCGCAGCAAGCGGACCTTGCCGCTGACGCGGGGCTATATCGGCGAGACAGAGAAGAATCTGGCGGGCTGA
- a CDS encoding RidA family protein has translation MSVKTQVINLDPDPLAPYAISPAWRVGDLLFLSGQAAIDEQGQVVGIADFDAQLRQVFINMDRVLHAAGSSRDRIVKVTIYLTDMENFAKIVQARKIYFESPYPADTTLEVKALALPDLMVEIDVIATV, from the coding sequence ATGAGCGTCAAGACACAGGTCATCAATCTGGATCCGGACCCGCTTGCCCCTTATGCAATATCACCGGCATGGCGTGTGGGCGATCTGCTGTTTCTTTCCGGCCAGGCGGCGATCGACGAACAGGGACAGGTTGTCGGCATTGCCGATTTCGACGCCCAGTTGCGTCAGGTTTTCATCAATATGGACCGCGTTCTGCATGCCGCCGGCAGCAGCCGTGACCGGATTGTCAAGGTCACCATCTATCTGACCGACATGGAAAATTTTGCCAAGATCGTCCAGGCGCGCAAAATCTATTTCGAATCCCCCTACCCCGCAGATACAACGCTGGAGGTCAAGGCACTGGCCTTGCCGGACCTGATGGTCGAAATCGACGTGATCGCGACGGTCTAG
- a CDS encoding molybdopterin-dependent oxidoreductase, whose translation MTIITRRKLITGAAIGAGGLLSGCDALNRNPLFQDILASGETANFAVQRTLGDRMELASEYRMADLSPTFRANGTRDPASPEYSSSAAQNFADWRLRLTGLFRKPQQFSLSALQSLPQRTQITRHDCVEGWSAIGQWTGVPLKILLDLGQLQDKARFLVFHCADRLGGRPYYESIDLLDGFHPQTILAHRLNGSPLPVANGAPLRLRVERQLGYKHAKYVTGIEAVASLAGIGEGKGGYWQDVAGYEWYAGI comes from the coding sequence ATGACCATCATCACCCGACGAAAACTGATCACTGGCGCGGCAATCGGTGCAGGAGGGCTGTTATCCGGCTGCGATGCCCTGAACCGCAATCCGCTTTTTCAGGATATTTTGGCCAGCGGGGAAACAGCCAATTTTGCGGTGCAGCGGACGCTCGGGGACCGGATGGAACTGGCCAGCGAATATCGCATGGCCGATCTGTCGCCAACCTTCCGGGCCAATGGTACCCGCGATCCGGCAAGTCCGGAATATAGCTCCAGCGCGGCTCAGAATTTTGCTGACTGGCGGCTGCGGCTGACCGGCCTGTTTCGCAAGCCCCAGCAGTTCAGTCTGTCGGCGCTGCAATCACTGCCTCAGCGGACCCAGATCACCCGTCATGACTGTGTCGAAGGCTGGAGCGCGATTGGCCAGTGGACCGGTGTGCCGCTGAAAATCCTTCTCGACCTGGGGCAGCTGCAGGACAAGGCTCGCTTTCTGGTTTTTCATTGTGCCGACAGGCTGGGCGGCCGGCCATATTATGAAAGCATCGACCTGCTCGACGGCTTTCATCCGCAGACCATATTGGCCCATCGGCTGAACGGATCGCCCTTGCCGGTCGCGAACGGAGCACCGCTCCGGCTCAGGGTAGAACGCCAGCTGGGCTACAAACATGCCAAATATGTGACCGGGATCGAAGCGGTGGCTTCCCTGGCCGGCATTGGCGAGGGAAAAGGCGGCTATTGGCAGGATGTTGCCGGCTATGAATGGTATGCGGGTATCTGA